TGCAATTCCAAGCGGAGCAGCTACCCCCACTGCCACAAAGACCATGAGGATCGTGCCAACAATCGCGGGGAGGATACCTCCGCTCCGGCCCATGTCGAGTATCGGCTGGGTCAGGAAGGACCAGGATATGTGCCCAAGACCCCCGGCGAGCACAAAACCGATCACAAACAGAAGCGCGCCGATAGCCGATGCGGTCGCGAGAAAGAGAGCAACCTTCGCAATACCCTGGGTTATGGATGGTTTGATTCGCATCTTCTAAGACTTCGCCCTGGCAAACCTGAGGGCAACAATGTTCAAGATCATGATGAAGAAAAACAGGACCACGCCGGTTCCAAAGAGCGCCTGCCTGTGGTCGCCAACGGCATAGCCCATCTCAATCGCGATGTTTGCAGTGAGCGTCCGCACGGAATCAAGCATAGAATGGGGGATCGCCGTCGCGTTTCCGGATATCATTATCACCGCCATTGTCTCGCCCACTGCCCTGCCCATTCCCAAAATGACACCTGCGAGTATCCCGGAACGGGCCGCCGGCAGGATAACACGCCACATGGTCTGCCACTCCGTTGCGCCAAGGGCAAGCGACCCTTCCTTATAGTTCCTCGGCACTGCCTGTATGGCGTCTATCGAAACGCCGACAATAGTGGGGAGTATCATTATCGCAAGGACGCATGATGCCGCGAGGATGGATAAGCCCGGTCCTCCGAGGTTATTGCGTATAAGCGGGGCGAGCCACATAACCCCCATGAATCCATAGACCACCGAAGGTATGCCGGCCAGAAGCTCTATCGCCGGCTTCAATACGTTTACCCACTTCTTCGGCGCGAACTCGGCAAGATAGACCGCGCAGGAGACACCCAGTGGGACGCCGAGGACGAGCGAACCGAAAGTGATCCAGAGCGAACCCAGGATGAAGGGAAATATCCCGAATTGTCCCTGAAGTGGGGCCCAGTTGCTCCCGAAAAGAAAATTCCCCAGGCCCGACTTGGCCATTATTGGCACACCTTCTTTGAAGATGAAGAGAGCGATCAACGCCAGAACGGCGGTTGAGGAGCAGGCCGCAAGAAACAGAAGTTTCGATATTAGTCTGTCCATATCATTTCACGGCAATGAGTCCTTCTTCTTCCAGAATGCCCTGCGCTTCATCGGACAACACGTAATCGATGAACGCTCTTACCATCGGCGCCACCTGCCCCTTCGTCAGGAAAAAAATGGGCCGGGCCAAGGGATATTGCCCCATCTTAACGTTCTCGTTGGACGGGGTCACGCCATCATATGAAACTGGTTTGACACGGTCGTTCACAAGACCGATTGAGAGATAGCCTATGGCGCTTGGATCGCTCGCTACAGCTTCCCTCACGGTTCCGTTCGAATTCTGGAACAGAGCCGCGGAAACGAGTCTGTCTGCGCCGAGTACAAGCTTGTCAAACGAGCTTCTTGTCCCGCTTCCTTCTTCTCTTGAAATCACTCTGACTGCCGCATCGTTTCCACCGACGTCTTTCCAATTAGTGATTCTTCCGACGAAGATGTCGTGCGTTTGTGTTGGACTGAGTGCACGGACCTGATTCTGCGGGTTGACAATGATTGCGATTCCGTCCCGTGCTACCGTTACCGAGTTCAATGCCTTTGCTTCATCAGGGAGCTCCAGCAAATCTGCCATGCCTATGTCAGCGTTTCCTGCAAGCGCCGACTGTATGCCGACCGCAGAACCGCCACCCTGAACGTTGATATGAATGTCTTTGTGCTCAGCCTGATAACGCTCGGCCAGCTTCTCTGCAAACGGCTGAAAGGCGGTGGAACCTGCGAGGGTGATAATGTTGTGATGTTTCCGGGAACAACCGGGTCCTGATGCCAGGAGGCTGCCACAAATCACCAGGACTACAACTGAAAGAGTATTTCTTCTCATATCTTCTTCTCCTCCGCTTTGATGTCGGCATCACGGTCCATGATCGGGATAGTCTGCGTCCAATAACTCGCAGGGGATGTTATATTGAGAAGAAGTATTACACAACAGGTTTGAGAGTCCAAAAATCACGCCCAGCGCGACGTGTCAAAATCAAGGGTCTTTGCCGGAACAGGCAAAGGCCCTCCTGTATTGTGGCTCAAAACTGGCGGAGGGTGAGGGACTCGAACCCCCAGGGGCTTTCACCCGCTGGTTTTCAAGACCAGTGCCTTACCTGTTAGGCTAACCCTCCGGGAAATCCGATTGCCGTCGGCTAGGATAGCGCCCGCCGCCGCCAGAAGTCAACGCTAGCAGGCGAGGCCGGGGACATTCAGGCCGAGCTTACTATCGTTGCTCCACCGAGCACCGCATCACCCTCATAGAAAACAACAGACTGTCCGGGTGTGATTGCTCTCTGAGGTTTCTCAAACGTGACCTTCACTTTTCTTGTGCCGGTCGGGACTAGAAGCGCACGGGCAGGCAGATGCCTGTACCTGATTCTAGCCAGCACGCGAGCTTCCGGGCCTATTGATGCGGCGGAGACAAGATTGAGACCGTCGGCCAGAAGTGAAATCTTCTGGAGCTCCTCTTCCTGCCCAACATAGAGTGCATTCTTCGCTGCATCTATTTTTGTCACATAGAGCGGTCTGGGAGCTGCGATTCCAAGTCCTTTTCTCTGTCCGATCGTGTAGAACACGACTCCCTTGTGAGTCCCTATTCTTTTCCCCTTCTCGCTGAAGATTGGACCCTCTTCTCCCTGCCGGATTCTTCTCCCAAGTTTCCTCTTTAAGAATTCCCCGTACTCCCCGTTTTCTGCAAAGCAAATGTCCTGACTTTCCTTTTTCCCGGCGACCGGAAGCCGCGCTTCCCTCGCAAGTTTTCTCACTTCATCCTTAGTCAGTTCTCCGAGAGGGAAAAGACACTTCGCCAGCACATTCTGCTTCAGCCCCCACAGGAAGTAACTCTGATCCTTGTTCCTGTCTTTTGCCCGCAGAAGCTGATGACGGCCCGCCCTTGGATCATACCGAAGGCCGGCATAGTGTCCGGTAGCAATCGAGTCAACTCCAAGAGATCCGGCCTTTCTCAAGAGCGAACTGAATCGCACAAAGCTGTTGCACAGCACGCAGGGGTTCGGA
The genomic region above belongs to Candidatus Eisenbacteria bacterium and contains:
- a CDS encoding phosphate ABC transporter substrate-binding protein, with the protein product MRRNTLSVVVLVICGSLLASGPGCSRKHHNIITLAGSTAFQPFAEKLAERYQAEHKDIHINVQGGGSAVGIQSALAGNADIGMADLLELPDEAKALNSVTVARDGIAIIVNPQNQVRALSPTQTHDIFVGRITNWKDVGGNDAAVRVISREEGSGTRSSFDKLVLGADRLVSAALFQNSNGTVREAVASDPSAIGYLSIGLVNDRVKPVSYDGVTPSNENVKMGQYPLARPIFFLTKGQVAPMVRAFIDYVLSDEAQGILEEEGLIAVK
- the mnmA gene encoding tRNA 2-thiouridine(34) synthase MnmA; the encoded protein is MKKSILVAMSGGVDSSVAACLLSRTAKVIGITMKLWCFGEKPPGELACCSEESIEDAREVARKLGIRHYVIDLEPEFEKEVVERFVRQYLRGLTPNPCVLCNSFVRFSSLLRKAGSLGVDSIATGHYAGLRYDPRAGRHQLLRAKDRNKDQSYFLWGLKQNVLAKCLFPLGELTKDEVRKLAREARLPVAGKKESQDICFAENGEYGEFLKRKLGRRIRQGEEGPIFSEKGKRIGTHKGVVFYTIGQRKGLGIAAPRPLYVTKIDAAKNALYVGQEEELQKISLLADGLNLVSAASIGPEARVLARIRYRHLPARALLVPTGTRKVKVTFEKPQRAITPGQSVVFYEGDAVLGGATIVSSA
- the pstC gene encoding phosphate ABC transporter permease subunit PstC, translated to MDRLISKLLFLAACSSTAVLALIALFIFKEGVPIMAKSGLGNFLFGSNWAPLQGQFGIFPFILGSLWITFGSLVLGVPLGVSCAVYLAEFAPKKWVNVLKPAIELLAGIPSVVYGFMGVMWLAPLIRNNLGGPGLSILAASCVLAIMILPTIVGVSIDAIQAVPRNYKEGSLALGATEWQTMWRVILPAARSGILAGVILGMGRAVGETMAVIMISGNATAIPHSMLDSVRTLTANIAIEMGYAVGDHRQALFGTGVVLFFFIMILNIVALRFARAKS